The following are encoded in a window of Narcine bancroftii isolate sNarBan1 chromosome 2, sNarBan1.hap1, whole genome shotgun sequence genomic DNA:
- the LOC138753013 gene encoding uncharacterized protein: MTDVLKPKRPVGQWAAILSVEASRCLLIGGDGMTFLVCGSPRVCPCELCLLGRMRPSFGMPSTAVYRGAHARWSGVGAVKAGRPAAQARGDGIGLGRKFKFRAGRDFLRGRDMSTLYIEAVAEHGNCLQRLSFFVRRELKIFGITEIIIGIAQITFGLPLNFTEQYMLVVLIGVPWWTGIWYIIAGSLVVDIINTSNTHLKQVIALTHIISTVAATTAAGAYFISIYLMPPLNNFFIFQPVLLLLFLMVLCVVELVVASLILFLHCVLITQEIQLILASRHSLSQH; this comes from the exons ATGACTGATGTCCTAAAACCTAAGCGCCCTGTTGGCCAATGGGCAGCCATTTTGTCTGTGGAGGCATCCCGCTGCCTGCTAATTGGAGGAGACGGGATGACTTTTTTGGTCTGTGGGAG CCCACGAGTGTGCCCATGCGAGCTGTGTCTCCTCGGGCGCATGCGTCCTTCCTTCGGAATGCCCAGTACCGCCGTGTACCGGGGCGCGCACGCGCGCTGGTCCGGGGTGGGAGCCGTCAAGGCCGGCAGACCTGCTGCTCAGGCGCGCGGCGATGGGATTGGTTTGGGCAGGAAATTCAAATTTAGAGCGGGGCGGGACTTCCTGagag gCAGGGACATGTCGACACTCTATATTGAGGCAGTTGCTGAGCATGGAAATTGTCTCCAACGTCTCAGCTTTTTTGTGCGGAGAGAGCTGAAAATCTTCGGG atCACAGAGATAATTATTGGCATTGCCCAGATCACCTTCGGACTCCCGCTGAATTTCACAGAGCAGTACATGTTGGTCGTGCTGATCGGAGTTCCCTGGTGGACAGGGATCTGG TACATCATTGCTGGGTCCTTGGTGGTCGACATCATCAATACCTCCAACACGCATCTC AAGCAGGTCATCGCTCTGACCCACATCATCAGCACCGTTGCTGCAACGACTGCAGCAGGAGCCTACTTCATCTCAATTTACCTGATGCCGCCGCTTAACAACTTCTTCATT ttccAGCCGgttctcctgctcctgttcctcatGGTCCTGTGTGTGGTCGAACTGGTCGTGGCCTCTCTCATTCTCTTCTTGCATTGTGTGCTCATCACTCAGGAGATTCAGC TCATTCTGGCGTCCAGACACTCCCTGAGTCAGCACTGA